A DNA window from Xiphias gladius isolate SHS-SW01 ecotype Sanya breed wild chromosome 3, ASM1685928v1, whole genome shotgun sequence contains the following coding sequences:
- the crhr1 gene encoding corticotropin-releasing factor receptor 1, which yields MYCDLSVDGIGTCWPRSASGELISRPCPEQFNGIHYNTTNRVYRECQSNGSWAPRGNYSQCTEIIHKPRKSKVHYQVAVIINYLGHCISLGALLLAFTLFMRLRSIRCLRNIIHWNLISAFILRNATWFIVQLTMNPAVTESNQVWCRLVTAAYNYFHVTNFFWMFGEGCYLHTAVVLTYSTDKLRKWMFICIGWGIPFPIIVAWAFGKLNYDNEKCWFGKRPGVYTDYIYQGPMILVLLINFVFLFNIVRILMTKLRASTTSETIQYRKAVKATLVLLPLLGITYMLFFVNPGGEDKVAQIVFIYFNSILESFQGFFVSVFYCFLNSEVRSAVRKRWIRWQDRHSIRSRAMRATSLPTSPCRVSFHSIKQSSNL from the exons ATGTACTGTGACCTGTCTGTGGACGGTATAGGGACCTGTTGGCCTCGTAGTGCATCAGGAGAGCTGATCTCCAGACCCTGCCCTGAACAGTTCAATGGCATCCACTACAACACCACCA accGGGTGTACAGAGAGTGTCAGTCTAATGGCAGCTGGGCTCCTCGAGGAAACTACAGTCAGTGCACCGAGATCATC cataagcct AGGAAGAGTAAAGTCCATTATCAGGTTGCTGTGATCATCAACTATCTGGGCCACTGTATCTCTCTGGGAGCGCTGCTGCTCGCCTTCACTCTCTTCATGAGACTCAG GAGTATTCGCTGCTTGAGGAACATCATCCACTGGAATCTGATCTCAGCGTTCATACTGAGGAACGCCACCTGGTTCATCGTCCAGTTAACCATGAACCCAGCTGTTACTGAGAGcaaccag GTGTGGTGCAGGTTGGTAACAGCAGCCTATAATTATTTCCATGTGACGAACTTCTTCTGGATGTTTGGTGAAGGTTGTTATCTCCACACGGCCGTCGTCCTCACCTACTCCACCGACAAACTCAGGAAGTGGATGTTCATCTGCATCGGCTGGG GTATTCCTTTTCCCATTATAGTGGCTTGGGCTTTTGGGAAACTTAACTACGACAATGAGAA GTGCTGGTTTGGAAAGAGGCCGGGAGTTTATACAGACTATATCTACCAGGGCCCCATGATCCTGGTCCTACTG ATCAACTTTGTCTTCCTGTTTAACATCGTTCGGATCCTGATGACCAAACTGAGGGCGTCCACCACCTCAGAGACCATCCAGTACAG GAAGGCGGTGAAAGCAACTCTGGTTCTGCTGCCTCTGTTAGGAATCACCTATATGTTGTTCTTTGTGAATCCTGGAGGAGAAGACAAAGTCGCTCAGATTGTCTTTATCTACTTCAACTCCATACTCGAGTCCTTCCAG GGattttttgtctcagttttctACTGTTTTCTCAACAGTGAG GTGCGCTCTGCGGTCAGGAAGCGTTGGATTCGTTGGCAGGATCGTCATTCCATCCGGAGCCGGGCGATGCGTGCCACATCACTGCCCACGTCACCATGCAGAGTATCCTTCCACAGCATCAAACAGTCCtctaacctttga